The following are encoded in a window of Streptomyces griseiscabiei genomic DNA:
- a CDS encoding quaternary amine ABC transporter ATP-binding protein, whose protein sequence is MTTQTEVPQRRGTPQDSGPTPVISVRRLWKVFGPKADRVPESEELCGLTRRELMDRTGCTAAVRDVNFDVSPGEVFVVMGLSGSGKSTLVRCLTRLIEPTAGEVVFEGEDIRQADDRRLRELRRRKFSMVFQHFGLLPHRRVVDNVAFGLEIRGMGRAERVRRAQEVVELVGLAGYEKSYPDQLSGGMQQRVGLARALAGDPDVLFFDEPFSALDPLIRRDMQNEVIRLHHEVGKTMVFITHDLSEALKLGDRILIMRDGKMVQCGTGDELVGAPADDYVREFVKDVPRGDVLTLRWIMRPPADGDALDGPELGPDVVVKEATRAVLAADKPVKVVENGKLLGIVGDEEILAVVAGQEGGA, encoded by the coding sequence ATGACCACGCAGACCGAGGTGCCGCAGCGGCGCGGCACGCCCCAGGACTCGGGTCCCACCCCGGTCATCTCCGTGCGCAGGCTGTGGAAGGTGTTCGGGCCCAAGGCCGACCGGGTGCCGGAGTCCGAGGAACTGTGCGGACTCACCCGCCGTGAACTGATGGACCGCACCGGCTGCACCGCCGCCGTGCGGGACGTGAACTTCGACGTCTCGCCCGGCGAGGTCTTCGTCGTCATGGGCCTGTCCGGCTCCGGCAAGTCCACCCTGGTGCGATGTCTGACCCGGCTGATCGAACCCACCGCGGGCGAGGTCGTCTTCGAGGGCGAGGACATCCGCCAGGCCGACGACAGACGCCTGCGCGAGCTGCGCCGCCGCAAGTTCTCCATGGTCTTCCAGCACTTCGGGCTGCTGCCCCACCGCCGGGTCGTCGACAACGTGGCCTTCGGGCTGGAGATCCGCGGCATGGGCCGGGCCGAGCGCGTCAGGCGGGCCCAGGAGGTCGTCGAGCTGGTCGGCCTCGCCGGTTACGAGAAGTCCTACCCCGACCAGCTCTCCGGCGGTATGCAGCAGCGCGTCGGGCTGGCCCGCGCGCTGGCCGGCGATCCGGACGTGCTCTTCTTCGACGAGCCGTTCTCGGCGCTGGACCCGTTGATCCGCCGCGACATGCAGAACGAGGTCATCCGGCTGCACCACGAGGTCGGCAAGACGATGGTCTTCATCACCCACGACCTCTCCGAGGCCCTCAAGCTGGGCGACCGCATCCTGATCATGCGCGACGGCAAGATGGTCCAGTGCGGCACCGGCGACGAACTGGTAGGGGCCCCGGCCGACGACTACGTGCGCGAGTTCGTCAAGGACGTCCCGCGCGGCGATGTGCTCACCCTGCGCTGGATCATGCGGCCGCCGGCGGACGGCGACGCCCTGGACGGCCCCGAGCTGGGACCGGACGTCGTGGTCAAGGAGGCCACCCGGGCGGTGCTCGCCGCCGACAAGCCGGTCAAGGTCGTGGAGAACGGCAAGCTGCTCGGCATCGTCGGCGACGAGGAGATCCTCGCCGTGGTCGCCGGGCAGGAAGGCGGCGCCTGA
- a CDS encoding ABC transporter permease, with amino-acid sequence MTVVVEKTEPPGRPEETRPVEEPAAAAEPRRISRSVVLGAIVVVWLVLFAILRGRQTLALGAADLTDLHRWFNEVNDSIGANRNSNPLFLYFFNEIRLVIDSLATFVQELISQPSAGRPLPQIGWLGVVGIAGYVSWAFGNWRVALLAVAGFTFLGLQGLWQESMDTLALTVSAVLVALLFGIPLGVWAGLSDRVNRIATPLLDFMQTMPTFVYLAPLTLFFLIGGASATIATVVYAAPPAIRITAHAIRTVPETTVEAADSLGATRGQALMKVLLPMSKRTVVMGVNQTIMAALAMVTIAALIDAPGLGKTVVQALQSLDVGTAFNAGLSIVVMAIVLDRVTTAASAREEEARRSKNRFLAWRRPLLGAGAVVTAVLVFMSHTYVWAAEFPGEGGLGSSIASAADTTTTWVQDNLSGVTNTVRDLITNGLLNPFQSLLTDSPWWLVGAVLIALGVVLGGRRAGITTAVCVGLLVATGMWSDSMTTLASTVVATILVMLLGIGFGVWMGRSRLVDRMLRPSLDAAQVMPPFVYLVPFLALFGATRFTAIVAAIVYAAPVAMKIIADGVRNVPATTVEAATSAGCNTWQIITKVQLPMARGALTLATNQGLIYVLSMVVVGGLVGAGALGYDVVAGFSQGQLFGKGLAAGLAIVLLGVMFDRITQAAARRTSA; translated from the coding sequence ATGACCGTCGTCGTGGAGAAGACCGAGCCGCCGGGGAGACCGGAGGAGACCCGCCCGGTCGAGGAGCCCGCCGCGGCCGCGGAGCCCCGGAGGATCAGCCGCTCCGTGGTGCTCGGCGCGATCGTGGTCGTCTGGCTGGTGCTGTTCGCGATCCTGCGCGGCAGGCAGACCCTCGCGCTCGGGGCGGCGGACCTGACCGATCTGCACCGGTGGTTCAACGAGGTCAACGACTCGATCGGCGCGAACCGCAACTCCAACCCGCTGTTCCTGTACTTCTTCAACGAGATCCGCCTGGTCATCGATTCCCTGGCGACCTTCGTGCAGGAGCTGATCTCCCAGCCCTCCGCCGGGCGGCCCCTTCCGCAGATCGGCTGGCTCGGCGTCGTCGGCATCGCGGGCTACGTCTCCTGGGCCTTCGGCAACTGGCGGGTCGCGCTGCTGGCGGTGGCCGGCTTCACCTTCCTCGGCCTGCAGGGCCTGTGGCAGGAGAGCATGGACACCCTGGCGCTCACCGTCTCCGCGGTCCTGGTGGCGCTGCTGTTCGGGATCCCGCTGGGTGTGTGGGCGGGGCTGTCCGACCGGGTCAACCGGATCGCCACGCCCCTGCTGGACTTCATGCAGACGATGCCGACCTTCGTCTACCTGGCCCCGCTGACCCTGTTCTTCCTCATCGGCGGAGCCTCCGCCACCATCGCCACGGTGGTCTACGCGGCGCCGCCGGCGATCCGGATCACCGCGCACGCCATCCGGACCGTGCCGGAGACGACGGTGGAGGCGGCCGACTCGCTCGGGGCGACGCGTGGGCAGGCCCTGATGAAGGTCCTGCTGCCGATGTCCAAGCGGACGGTGGTGATGGGCGTCAACCAGACCATCATGGCCGCCCTGGCCATGGTGACCATCGCGGCCCTGATCGACGCTCCCGGCCTCGGCAAGACCGTCGTCCAGGCGCTGCAGTCGCTCGACGTGGGCACGGCCTTCAACGCGGGCCTGTCCATCGTCGTCATGGCGATCGTCCTCGACCGGGTCACGACCGCGGCCAGCGCCCGCGAGGAGGAGGCCCGGCGCTCGAAGAACCGGTTCCTGGCCTGGCGGCGGCCCCTGCTGGGGGCGGGCGCGGTGGTCACGGCCGTCCTGGTCTTCATGTCGCACACCTATGTGTGGGCGGCGGAGTTCCCCGGCGAGGGCGGTCTCGGCAGCTCCATCGCGAGCGCGGCGGACACCACGACGACCTGGGTCCAGGACAACCTCTCGGGCGTCACCAACACCGTCCGCGACCTCATCACCAACGGGCTGCTCAACCCGTTCCAGTCGCTGCTCACCGACTCACCGTGGTGGCTGGTCGGCGCGGTGCTGATCGCGCTCGGCGTCGTCCTCGGCGGCCGCCGTGCCGGAATCACCACGGCGGTGTGCGTGGGGCTCCTGGTCGCCACCGGTATGTGGTCGGACAGCATGACGACGCTGGCCTCGACCGTGGTGGCCACCATCCTCGTGATGCTGCTCGGCATCGGCTTCGGCGTCTGGATGGGCCGCAGCCGGCTGGTGGACCGCATGCTGCGGCCGAGCCTGGACGCGGCACAGGTCATGCCGCCGTTCGTCTATCTGGTGCCGTTCCTCGCGCTCTTCGGCGCGACCCGTTTCACGGCGATCGTCGCCGCGATCGTCTACGCGGCCCCCGTCGCCATGAAGATCATCGCGGACGGGGTGCGGAACGTGCCCGCGACCACCGTGGAGGCGGCCACCTCCGCCGGGTGCAACACCTGGCAGATCATCACCAAGGTCCAGCTGCCGATGGCGCGCGGTGCCCTGACTCTCGCCACGAACCAGGGTCTGATCTATGTGCTGTCGATGGTTGTGGTGGGCGGCCTGGTAGGTGCCGGCGCCCTCGGCTACGACGTCGTGGCCGGTTTCTCGCAGGGCCAACTGTTCGGGAAGGGGCTCGCCGCAGGGCTCGCCATCGTCCTTCTCGGAGTCATGTTCGACCGCATCACTCAGGCCGCGGCGCGGCGAACCAGCGCATAA
- a CDS encoding ABC transporter substrate-binding protein — MSRQARRWRVGAAGIAVLGLTLTACGGAKVGDESSGTSGSGGSAKCGTFNLAVNPWVGYEANAAVIAYVAENDLGCKVTKKDLKEEIAWQGFGTGEVDAVVENWGHDDLKKKYITDQKTAVDAGATGNEGLIGWYVPPWLAKAHPDITDWKNLDKYAAKFKTSESGGKGQLLDGDPSFVTNDEALVKNLKLDYKVVYAGSETALIQTFRKAEKNKEWVIGYFYEPQWFMSEVPLVKVKLPDYKAGCDADAEKIACDYPVYTLDKIVAKKFADSGSPAYDLVKNFSWTNDDQNIVAKYIAVDKMTPEAAAKKWVDANRVKVDAWLK; from the coding sequence ATGTCAAGGCAAGCAAGACGATGGAGAGTCGGCGCGGCCGGCATAGCGGTCCTCGGTCTCACCCTCACCGCCTGTGGCGGTGCGAAGGTCGGTGACGAGTCCTCCGGTACGAGCGGCTCGGGCGGCTCCGCCAAGTGCGGCACCTTCAACCTCGCGGTCAACCCGTGGGTCGGCTACGAGGCCAACGCGGCGGTCATCGCCTACGTCGCGGAGAACGACCTCGGCTGCAAGGTCACCAAGAAGGACCTGAAGGAGGAGATCGCCTGGCAGGGCTTCGGGACCGGTGAGGTGGACGCGGTCGTCGAGAACTGGGGCCACGACGACCTGAAGAAGAAGTACATCACCGACCAGAAGACCGCCGTGGACGCCGGCGCGACCGGCAACGAGGGCCTGATCGGCTGGTACGTACCGCCGTGGCTGGCCAAGGCGCACCCGGACATCACGGACTGGAAGAACCTCGACAAGTACGCGGCGAAGTTCAAGACCTCCGAGTCCGGCGGCAAGGGCCAGCTCCTCGACGGCGACCCGTCGTTCGTCACCAACGACGAGGCGCTGGTGAAGAACCTGAAGCTGGACTACAAGGTCGTGTACGCGGGCAGCGAGACCGCGCTCATCCAGACCTTCCGCAAGGCGGAGAAGAACAAGGAATGGGTGATCGGCTACTTCTACGAGCCCCAGTGGTTCATGTCCGAGGTGCCGCTGGTGAAGGTCAAGCTGCCCGACTACAAGGCGGGCTGTGACGCCGACGCCGAGAAGATCGCCTGCGACTACCCCGTCTACACGCTGGACAAGATCGTCGCCAAGAAGTTCGCCGACTCGGGCAGCCCCGCCTACGACCTGGTGAAGAACTTCAGCTGGACCAACGACGACCAGAACATCGTGGCCAAGTACATCGCCGTGGACAAGATGACCCCCGAGGCCGCGGCGAAGAAGTGGGTCGACGCCAACCGCGTCAAGGTGGACGCCTGGCTGAAGTAG
- a CDS encoding GcvT family protein: protein MAGPRVVIIGAGVVGAALADEISARGWTEVTVVDQGPLPATGGSTSHAPGLVFQTNSSRTMTELARYTVEKFCSLDVDGKPCFLQVGGLEVATTPERLTELRRRHGWITAWGIEARLLTADECLAQHPLVNPDKVLGGLLVPTDGLAKAVLAVEAQIRRATERGVTFLPRHEVLDVLKADGEITGVLTDQGEIPADIVVCCAGIWGPKIARMAGMNLPLTPLAHQLAWTGPIPALAGQTEEAVRPILRHQDADLYYRDRFDGIGIGYYGHRPMPITADEILSVDEADDMPSVLKFTEDDFADAWTETQSLLPATKEADIAEGINGLFSFTTDNFPLLGESPDVKGFWVAEAVWVTHSAGVGRAMAEWLVDGYCSSFDLHECDVNRFEPHQLSPEYVLARDCQNFVEVYDILHPLQPSGDPRPIRTSPFHTRQKEHGAFFLEANGWERPQWYEANSGLVEGRSIPTPGDWAARYWSPIVGAEAQATRETVAMYDMTALKRLEVSGPGAADLLERLCTGKVAKSVGSVTYTLFLDHDGGIRSDVTVARLARDTFQIGANGNLDLDWISRHLPADGTVQVRDITPGTCCVGLWGPLARKVLQPLTDADFSNDGLKYFRAKHAYIGSVPVTAMRLSYVGELGWEIYTTADQGQKLWDTLWEAAKPLGGVIAGRGAFNSLRLEKGYRSFGTDMTYEHDPYEAGVGFAVKLDKDDFIGKDALLRRKENVRRKLTCLVIDDPRSVVLGKEPVLDGDRPVGYVTSASYGYTIGKGIAYAWLPTELTAPGTVLHIGYFDQRVEAVVTEEPLFDPTMSRLRG from the coding sequence ATGGCGGGACCCCGAGTGGTCATCATCGGAGCGGGAGTCGTGGGAGCGGCTCTCGCGGACGAGATCTCCGCGCGAGGCTGGACCGAGGTGACCGTGGTCGACCAGGGCCCGCTTCCCGCCACCGGGGGCTCCACCTCGCACGCCCCGGGCCTGGTCTTCCAGACGAACTCCTCCAGGACGATGACCGAGCTGGCCCGGTACACCGTCGAGAAGTTCTGCTCCCTCGACGTGGACGGCAAGCCCTGCTTCCTCCAGGTCGGCGGCCTCGAAGTGGCCACCACCCCCGAGCGCCTGACCGAACTGCGCCGCCGCCACGGCTGGATCACCGCCTGGGGCATCGAGGCCCGGCTGCTCACCGCGGACGAATGCCTCGCACAGCACCCGCTGGTCAACCCCGACAAGGTCCTCGGCGGCCTGCTGGTCCCCACCGACGGCCTCGCCAAGGCCGTCCTCGCCGTCGAGGCGCAGATCCGCCGGGCCACCGAGCGCGGCGTGACCTTCCTGCCGCGCCACGAGGTCCTCGACGTCCTGAAGGCCGACGGCGAGATCACCGGCGTCCTCACCGACCAGGGCGAGATCCCCGCCGACATCGTCGTGTGCTGCGCCGGCATCTGGGGCCCGAAGATCGCCCGCATGGCCGGCATGAACCTCCCGCTGACCCCGCTCGCCCACCAGCTCGCCTGGACCGGGCCGATCCCGGCCCTCGCCGGTCAGACCGAGGAGGCGGTCCGGCCGATCCTGCGCCACCAGGACGCCGACCTCTACTACCGCGACCGCTTCGACGGCATCGGCATCGGCTACTACGGCCACCGCCCGATGCCCATCACCGCCGACGAGATCCTCTCCGTCGACGAGGCCGACGACATGCCGTCGGTCCTGAAGTTCACCGAGGACGACTTCGCCGACGCCTGGACCGAGACCCAGTCGCTGCTGCCCGCCACCAAGGAGGCGGACATCGCGGAGGGCATCAACGGCCTGTTCTCCTTCACCACCGACAACTTCCCGCTGCTCGGCGAGTCGCCGGACGTCAAGGGCTTCTGGGTCGCCGAGGCGGTCTGGGTCACCCACTCCGCCGGAGTCGGCCGGGCCATGGCCGAATGGCTGGTCGACGGCTACTGCTCCTCCTTCGACCTGCACGAGTGCGACGTCAACCGCTTCGAGCCGCACCAGCTCTCCCCGGAGTACGTCCTGGCCCGCGACTGCCAGAACTTCGTCGAGGTCTACGACATCCTCCACCCCCTCCAGCCGTCCGGGGACCCCCGCCCGATCCGCACCAGCCCCTTCCACACCCGGCAGAAGGAGCACGGCGCCTTCTTCCTGGAGGCCAACGGCTGGGAGCGCCCGCAGTGGTACGAGGCCAACTCCGGCCTCGTCGAGGGCCGCTCCATCCCCACCCCGGGCGACTGGGCCGCGCGGTACTGGTCCCCGATCGTCGGCGCCGAGGCCCAGGCCACCCGCGAGACCGTCGCGATGTACGACATGACGGCCCTCAAGCGCCTGGAGGTGAGCGGCCCCGGCGCCGCCGACCTCCTGGAGCGCCTGTGCACCGGCAAGGTCGCCAAGTCCGTCGGCTCGGTCACCTACACCCTCTTCCTCGACCACGACGGCGGCATCCGCAGCGACGTCACCGTCGCCCGGCTCGCCCGCGACACCTTCCAGATCGGCGCCAACGGCAACCTCGACCTGGACTGGATCAGCCGCCACCTCCCCGCCGACGGCACCGTCCAGGTCCGCGACATCACCCCCGGCACCTGCTGCGTCGGACTGTGGGGCCCCCTGGCCCGCAAGGTCCTCCAGCCCCTCACCGACGCCGACTTCAGCAACGACGGCCTGAAGTACTTCCGCGCCAAGCACGCCTACATCGGCTCGGTACCCGTCACCGCGATGCGCCTGAGCTACGTCGGCGAACTCGGCTGGGAGATCTACACCACCGCCGACCAGGGCCAGAAGCTCTGGGACACCCTGTGGGAGGCGGCGAAGCCCCTCGGCGGCGTCATCGCCGGCCGCGGCGCCTTCAACAGCCTCCGCCTGGAGAAGGGCTACCGCTCCTTCGGCACCGACATGACCTACGAGCACGACCCCTACGAAGCCGGCGTCGGCTTCGCCGTCAAGCTCGACAAGGACGACTTCATCGGCAAGGACGCGCTGCTGCGCCGCAAGGAGAACGTCCGGCGCAAGCTGACCTGCCTCGTCATCGACGACCCCCGGTCGGTCGTCCTCGGCAAGGAACCCGTCCTCGACGGCGACCGGCCGGTCGGCTACGTCACCAGCGCCTCCTACGGCTACACCATCGGCAAGGGCATCGCCTACGCCTGGCTCCCCACGGAACTCACGGCCCCCGGGACCGTGCTGCACATCGGCTACTTCGACCAGCGCGTCGAGGCCGTCGTCACCGAGGAGCCCCTGTTCGACCCCACCATGTCCCGCCTGCGTGGCTGA
- a CDS encoding bifunctional methylenetetrahydrofolate dehydrogenase/methenyltetrahydrofolate cyclohydrolase produces the protein MNAQLLDGKATAADIRRELTERVAKLTATGARPPGLGTVLVGEDPGSHAYVAGKHRDCAQVGIASIRRDLPADATQQQVEDVIDELNADPACTGYIVQLPLPRHLDANAVLERMDPAKDADGLHPVNLGRLTLGVDAPLPCTPRGIVELLRRHDVPLAGARVCVVGRGITVGRPIGLLLTRRSENATVTLCHTGTKGLAWHTREADIVIAAAGSPGLITKDMLRTGAAVLDVGITRTDQGLVGDIHPDAAQVAGWIAPMPGGVGPMTRAMLLANVVEAAERNATAV, from the coding sequence GTGAACGCACAGTTGCTCGACGGCAAGGCGACCGCCGCCGACATCCGCCGCGAACTCACGGAGCGCGTGGCCAAGTTGACCGCCACCGGCGCCCGCCCGCCGGGCCTCGGGACCGTCCTGGTCGGCGAGGACCCCGGCAGCCACGCCTATGTCGCCGGGAAGCACCGCGACTGCGCCCAGGTCGGCATCGCCTCCATCCGCCGCGACCTGCCCGCCGACGCCACCCAGCAGCAGGTCGAGGACGTCATCGACGAGCTGAACGCCGACCCGGCCTGCACCGGCTACATCGTCCAGCTCCCGCTGCCCCGCCACCTCGACGCCAACGCCGTACTGGAACGCATGGACCCGGCCAAGGACGCCGACGGACTGCACCCCGTCAACCTCGGCCGGCTCACCCTCGGCGTCGACGCCCCGCTGCCCTGCACCCCGCGCGGCATCGTCGAACTCCTGCGCCGCCACGACGTGCCGCTCGCCGGCGCCCGGGTCTGCGTGGTCGGCCGGGGCATCACGGTCGGCCGTCCCATCGGCCTGCTGCTCACCCGCCGCTCCGAGAACGCCACCGTCACCCTGTGCCACACCGGCACCAAGGGCCTCGCCTGGCACACCCGGGAGGCCGACATCGTCATCGCGGCCGCCGGTTCACCCGGACTGATCACCAAGGACATGCTGCGCACCGGCGCGGCCGTCCTGGACGTCGGCATCACCCGCACCGACCAGGGCCTGGTCGGCGACATCCACCCGGACGCCGCCCAGGTCGCCGGCTGGATCGCGCCGATGCCCGGCGGAGTGGGCCCCATGACCCGCGCGATGTTGCTGGCCAACGTCGTCGAGGCCGCCGAGAGGAACGCCACCGCCGTATGA
- a CDS encoding sarcosine oxidase subunit beta family protein, translated as MSPRTPGADLPEHPEWLWRDPEPKKSYDVVIVGGGGHGLATAHYLARNHGITDVAVLEKGWLGGGNMARNTTIIRSNYLWDESAGIYEHALKLWEGLEEELDYPILFSQRGVLNLAHSLQDVRDSVRRVEANRLNGVDAEWLDADGVKDVCPIVNISQDVRYPVLGATYQPRAGIAKHDHVAWGLARSADAAGIDIIQNCEVTGLDVVDNRVVAVRTTRGRIAAGKVALCSAGHTSVLAAMAGIELPVQSHPLQALVSELLEPVHPTVVMSNAVHVYVSQAHKGELVMGAGIDAYNSYTQRGAFHIIEEQMAAALELFPVFARAHVLRTWGGIVDVSPDASPIVGLSPVDNLYLNCGWGTGGFKATPGVGWVYAHTIAHDTPHALNAPFSLDRFTTGALVDEHGAAAVAH; from the coding sequence ATGAGCCCCCGCACCCCCGGTGCCGACCTCCCCGAGCACCCCGAGTGGCTGTGGCGGGACCCCGAGCCGAAGAAGTCGTACGACGTGGTGATCGTCGGCGGCGGCGGACACGGCCTGGCCACCGCCCACTATCTGGCGAGGAACCACGGCATCACCGATGTCGCGGTGCTGGAGAAGGGCTGGCTCGGCGGCGGCAACATGGCCCGCAACACCACGATCATCCGCTCCAACTACCTGTGGGACGAGAGCGCCGGCATCTACGAGCACGCCCTCAAGCTCTGGGAGGGACTGGAGGAGGAACTCGACTACCCGATCCTCTTCTCCCAGCGCGGTGTGCTGAACCTCGCGCACAGCCTCCAGGACGTCCGCGACAGCGTGCGCCGGGTGGAGGCCAACCGCCTCAACGGCGTGGACGCCGAGTGGCTCGACGCCGACGGCGTCAAGGACGTCTGCCCGATCGTCAACATCTCGCAGGACGTGCGCTACCCGGTCCTCGGCGCCACCTACCAGCCGCGCGCGGGCATCGCCAAGCACGACCACGTGGCCTGGGGCCTGGCCCGCTCCGCCGACGCGGCCGGCATCGACATCATCCAGAACTGCGAGGTCACCGGCCTCGACGTGGTCGACAACCGCGTCGTCGCAGTCCGCACCACCCGGGGCCGTATCGCGGCCGGCAAGGTCGCGCTCTGCTCGGCCGGCCACACCTCGGTCCTCGCCGCCATGGCGGGCATCGAACTCCCCGTCCAGTCCCATCCGTTGCAGGCACTCGTCTCCGAACTCCTGGAGCCGGTGCACCCCACGGTCGTGATGTCCAACGCCGTCCATGTGTACGTCAGCCAGGCACACAAGGGCGAGCTGGTGATGGGCGCGGGCATCGACGCGTACAACTCGTACACCCAGCGCGGCGCCTTCCACATCATCGAGGAGCAGATGGCCGCGGCCCTGGAGCTCTTCCCGGTCTTCGCCCGCGCCCACGTCCTGCGCACCTGGGGCGGCATCGTCGACGTCAGCCCCGACGCCTCGCCCATCGTCGGGCTCAGTCCCGTCGACAACCTCTACCTCAACTGCGGCTGGGGCACGGGCGGCTTCAAGGCGACCCCGGGCGTCGGCTGGGTCTACGCCCACACCATCGCCCACGACACCCCGCACGCCCTCAACGCCCCCTTCTCGCTCGACCGTTTCACCACCGGCGCGCTCGTCGACGAGCACGGCGCGGCCGCGGTGGCCCACTAG